A single window of Watersipora subatra chromosome 9, tzWatSuba1.1, whole genome shotgun sequence DNA harbors:
- the LOC137405058 gene encoding neuronal calcium sensor 1-like produces the protein MGKCTSAIRKVAAATVPGRVVAKLREHGLDLSVNEIHHWFHLFTEEFAHGEIVASEMRKIIRSYHPTRDEDALFKGFLNEFSLPGEEIVNFLAFMKALAKISSVSCDVKRIPFALLDTDNDGIITKQDAKVMMKRHFKLMGVAVDASYAANTYVESLYSNYECDTMSQEEFIHRRSNTSNWQTEYVYMVIGGVFNQLQPIPPVNHDDD, from the exons ATGGGAAAGTGCACTTCAGCAATAAGAAAGGTGGCTGCTGCAACAGTGCCAGGAAGAGTTGTTGCAAAACTGAGAGAACATGGCCTAGATTTAAGTGTGAATGAAATACATCACTGGTTTCATCTATTCACG GAAGAATTTGCCCATGGTGAAATCGTCGCTTCAGAAATGAGAAAAATAATTCGCTCATACCATCCCACTAGAGATGAAGATGCACTTTTTAAAGGATTTCTAAATGAGTTCTCACTTCCTGGTGAGGAAATAGTAAACTTTCTAGCGTTTATGAAAGCGCTAGCAAAAATTTCCTCTGTATCTTGCGATGTAAAACGTATTCCATTTGCATTGCTGGACACGGATAACGACGGAATCATTACAAAACAGGATGCAAAGGTTATGATGAAA CGCCACTTCAAGCTGATGGGAGTTGCTGTTGATGCTTCCTATGCCGCTAACACATATGTGGAGTCTCTCTACAGCAATTATGAGTGTGATACAATGAGTCAAGAAGAATTCATTCACAGAAGATCAAACACTAGTAACTGGCAGACTGAATATGTATACATGGTAATTGGTGGTGTCTTCAATCAGCTGCAGCCAATTCCACCCGTGAATCATGATGATGACTGA
- the LOC137405059 gene encoding S-modulin-like, which produces MGSSTSKFTKGRSPSVPKAVINILEEYNGKMMSKERIYHWHKLFKEQFDGDEISMDELKKIFLAYFPDRDADAICAEFKRKYISDSEEVVNFLSFMKAFMMTRPLLAGIDILPFVMLDANCDGVINRKEARVLIERHYTLIPVDTEPRKIAYMYMEELYSDHRNDMMTRAQYISDRRDSRNYHHGEIHMALAAISNMLQFSIAFK; this is translated from the exons ATGGGTTCTTCAACTTCAAAATTCACCAAGGGGAGAAGTCCGTCAGTGCCAAAGGCTGTCATCAATATACTGGAAGAGTACAATGGCAAAATGATGAGCAAAGAAAGGATTTATCACTGGCACAAACTTTTCAAG GAACAATTTGATGGTGACGAGATCAGCATGGATGAGTTGAAAAAGATATTTCTGGCGTACTTTCCAGATCGAGATGCAGATGCCATCTGTGCTGAATTTAAAAGAAAGTACATTTCAGATAGTGAAGAGGTGGTCAATTTTTTGTCTTTCATGAAAGCTTTCATGATGACCCGACCTTTGTTAGCAGGAATAGATATTCTTCCTTTTGTCATGCTCGATGCTAACTGCGATGGAGTGATTAATAGAAAGGAAGCCAGAGTGTTGATTGAA CGCCACTACACTCTGATACCCGTTGATACAGAGCCAAGAAAGATTgcctacatgtacatggaaGAGCTTTACAGTGACCATAGAAATGATATGATGACAAGAGCGCAGTATATAAGTGATAGGCGAGACTCTAGAAATTACCATCATGGGGAAATACACATGGCCCTTGCTGCCATCAGCAACATGTTGCAGTTCAGCATCGCTTTCAAATAG